A region from the uncultured Macellibacteroides sp. genome encodes:
- a CDS encoding OmpA family protein produces MKKKLLIALLAMAPIGLFAQNETTTITSQNQEKALKQYGFWDNWFIQGQIGGQYTFSENHKPASFGDNLSPTAAVSVGKFFSPQVGGRLQLGGWTSSNYKFDYTYDIKYLNANVDALFSLTNIFLPYKEDRVFNLIGIMGLGYVHGFENSDENWHATNSISPRIGLQGDFRLNEAWSLNLEANANLLRDDFNGVSGGENYDGTLNVLAGVTYRFKTRGFETVDVADPTLIKTLNDKINEQRGQIDELKACCEKKQVVAEPVANNVPEAKEELNTVVVFRIGKSVIDTNQEINIYNAAQFLKENPEAKVVISSYADKKTGTAAFNQKLSEKRSNAVVKALKEKYGISENRFTVVNNGDKQQPYPDNNDWNRVTILLSK; encoded by the coding sequence ATGAAAAAAAAATTACTAATCGCTTTATTGGCAATGGCTCCAATCGGACTATTTGCTCAAAATGAAACAACAACTATTACTTCGCAGAACCAGGAAAAAGCGTTGAAGCAGTACGGTTTTTGGGATAATTGGTTTATCCAGGGTCAGATTGGCGGACAGTATACGTTCAGCGAAAATCACAAACCAGCCTCTTTTGGAGATAACCTCAGCCCAACAGCTGCAGTAAGTGTAGGTAAATTCTTCTCGCCTCAGGTTGGTGGACGCCTTCAGTTAGGTGGATGGACTTCAAGCAACTACAAGTTCGATTACACCTACGACATCAAATACCTAAATGCCAACGTAGACGCATTATTTAGCCTGACCAATATTTTTCTACCATACAAAGAAGATCGGGTATTTAATTTGATTGGTATTATGGGATTGGGTTATGTACACGGATTTGAAAATTCGGACGAAAACTGGCACGCAACCAACAGCATATCTCCTCGTATCGGATTACAGGGTGATTTCCGTTTGAACGAAGCGTGGAGTTTAAATCTGGAAGCAAACGCTAACTTATTGCGTGACGACTTTAACGGTGTTTCGGGAGGCGAAAATTACGATGGTACTCTTAACGTATTGGCTGGTGTTACTTATCGTTTTAAAACCAGAGGTTTTGAAACAGTAGACGTAGCCGATCCTACTCTTATTAAAACGCTGAACGATAAAATCAACGAACAAAGAGGTCAGATCGATGAGTTAAAAGCTTGCTGCGAAAAGAAACAGGTAGTAGCTGAGCCTGTTGCAAATAATGTACCTGAAGCAAAAGAAGAATTGAATACTGTTGTTGTTTTCCGTATTGGTAAATCAGTAATAGACACTAACCAAGAAATCAATATATATAATGCAGCTCAATTCCTGAAGGAAAATCCTGAGGCTAAAGTTGTTATTTCAAGTTATGCCGACAAAAAAACAGGAACAGCCGCATTTAACCAAAAGTTGAGCGAAAAGCGTTCTAATGCTGTTGTTAAAGCGTTGAAAGAAAAATATGGTATTTCGGAAAATCGCTTTACTGTAGTTAACAATGGCGACAAGCAACAACCTTACCCAGACAATAACGATTGGAATCGTGTAACTATTCTTCTTTCTAAGTAA
- a CDS encoding CPBP family intramembrane glutamic endopeptidase has translation MNSFLKKYLGKRLQYNWMFGLALILFFGIPRFVIVLQSYVTRNYSMVMLVFLTMWFVPFIFLSKSGRRYIGIKKPNHYWFLCLSFIAGIVSCMIIFYLFLVLFDKSIENAFVYIGGNNAGASMPVAERHIYFWIAAIPSMLFSPIGEEFLYRGIVHGSFVSRFGEWRASVFDSLAFALTHVAHFGIVYILGNWQFLPLPATIWVLSMFFVSQIFFRCKLFCDSIWGAVLAHAGFNLAMMYFIFYHIL, from the coding sequence ATGAATAGCTTTCTTAAAAAATATCTTGGAAAACGTTTGCAATACAATTGGATGTTTGGGTTAGCTTTAATACTGTTCTTTGGAATACCTCGATTTGTAATTGTGCTTCAATCTTATGTGACAAGGAATTACAGTATGGTTATGCTGGTTTTCCTTACTATGTGGTTTGTTCCGTTTATTTTCCTATCTAAATCGGGCAGAAGATATATTGGCATCAAGAAGCCCAATCATTATTGGTTCCTTTGCCTTTCTTTTATAGCCGGTATAGTATCTTGCATGATAATTTTCTACCTCTTTTTAGTCCTGTTTGATAAATCGATCGAAAATGCCTTCGTTTATATAGGAGGAAACAATGCCGGAGCTTCCATGCCAGTAGCAGAAAGACATATTTATTTTTGGATTGCTGCTATTCCAAGTATGTTATTTAGTCCTATTGGAGAAGAATTTTTATACAGAGGGATTGTACACGGCAGTTTTGTTTCAAGATTCGGCGAATGGCGCGCCTCTGTTTTCGATTCGTTGGCGTTTGCATTAACTCATGTGGCTCACTTTGGTATTGTCTATATTTTGGGGAATTGGCAGTTTTTACCTCTTCCTGCTACCATTTGGGTTTTATCAATGTTTTTTGTTAGCCAGATCTTTTTTCGATGCAAACTATTTTGTGATTCTATTTGGGGAGCTGTTCTTGCACATGCCGGGTTTAATCTTGCCATGATGTATTTTATATTTTATCATATACTTTGA
- the yidD gene encoding membrane protein insertion efficiency factor YidD translates to MGTQKYTFLLTLLSLLIIANSSRLQAQEKHDGEISHTYISDQDSITSDQSAVKDYIGFYQSYISGAKGSGCAMYPSCSNYGLMVFNQRPFFEAMALTADRLIRCSHDRKYYDETYEYGKSSLLDFPPYMKNPDSLVYKSKEYFYTDNLKSFDKKDSTTLFINHLINNNDYIGALSEINRTLFYDKNAGADIYAKKLICYDALNREEDGVYDYTMNFPDCIKSNPSVIIKAVRLYMDMNNNKEAMDLLNRITEITPDSSLLYKKYVLEGMIHIRTNAFNEAKCSFLKSAQYTDVPSVPTANLEIIKQLSDIKMKKPAVARFLSIIPGAGYIYTKQTQNAVTSLIINSLLAYATYTSIKSENYGVAGLMGVFSLSFYFGNIIGAGNSAKKYNQYQIKQQANRLMYYNQINNF, encoded by the coding sequence ATGGGGACACAAAAATATACCTTCTTATTAACTCTTTTAAGCTTATTAATTATAGCGAACAGCTCCAGACTCCAAGCTCAGGAGAAGCATGATGGGGAGATATCACACACTTATATATCAGATCAGGATTCTATCACTTCCGATCAGTCTGCGGTAAAAGACTATATTGGATTTTATCAGTCTTATATTAGTGGGGCTAAGGGCTCGGGTTGCGCCATGTACCCATCATGTTCAAACTATGGCTTAATGGTATTTAATCAAAGACCTTTCTTTGAAGCAATGGCCCTTACCGCAGATAGACTGATAAGGTGTAGTCACGATCGAAAATATTACGATGAAACTTACGAATACGGAAAGTCCTCGCTACTTGACTTCCCGCCCTACATGAAGAACCCGGATAGTTTGGTTTATAAATCAAAAGAATATTTTTATACTGACAATTTAAAAAGCTTCGATAAAAAAGACAGCACTACACTCTTTATAAATCATCTCATTAACAACAACGACTATATTGGTGCTTTATCTGAAATCAACAGAACATTATTTTATGATAAAAATGCCGGGGCGGATATTTATGCTAAAAAACTGATTTGTTATGACGCCTTGAATAGAGAAGAAGATGGAGTCTACGACTACACCATGAATTTCCCTGACTGCATTAAATCAAATCCCTCTGTAATCATTAAAGCGGTAAGATTGTACATGGATATGAACAATAATAAGGAAGCGATGGATTTATTAAACCGCATTACAGAAATCACTCCGGATTCATCCCTTCTGTATAAAAAATATGTGCTAGAAGGAATGATCCATATCCGGACAAATGCATTTAATGAGGCGAAATGCTCCTTTTTAAAATCAGCACAGTATACAGACGTGCCATCCGTACCAACCGCAAATCTCGAAATAATAAAACAACTCTCTGATATCAAAATGAAAAAACCAGCCGTTGCAAGGTTTTTATCTATCATACCGGGTGCGGGTTATATTTATACCAAACAAACTCAGAATGCAGTTACCTCTTTAATAATAAACTCATTATTGGCCTATGCTACTTACACAAGTATTAAGTCAGAGAATTATGGTGTGGCGGGGCTAATGGGCGTGTTTTCATTATCTTTTTATTTTGGAAATATTATTGGGGCAGGTAATAGCGCCAAGAAATATAATCAATATCAAATCAAACAACAAGCCAACAGACTTATGTATTATAATCAAATTAATAACTTTTAA
- a CDS encoding helix-turn-helix transcriptional regulator: MEITFSSCYLAPINLPKGKQAEIETGDHSTILFVLSGTVSVYCDDFLQTKMNVTNGMIFLPRGHHYILKAIESASYVKNETTITFIKNVSRWLAQVSENDINNKNQNYILPLKHNVRCFLDLVRQYNSTMGFKISEMAEWKQNGLFLVLKNTYSTHELASFFSSIQGVDLDFKGFVYANYESVRNVLEFAELAKCSLSVFCREFKRNFGESAYQWMLKRKSNHILRDILQTSIPFQELAEKYQFSSQAHFTKFCKQRYNLTPKDLRNSDKNDIAHYINEPFYFRYSSVNATQ; encoded by the coding sequence ATGGAAATAACTTTTAGCTCTTGTTATCTAGCTCCAATCAATCTGCCAAAAGGCAAACAAGCCGAGATTGAAACGGGAGATCATTCTACTATTTTATTTGTTTTATCAGGAACAGTATCGGTTTACTGTGACGATTTTTTACAAACTAAAATGAATGTAACCAATGGAATGATATTTTTACCCCGAGGCCACCATTATATACTAAAAGCAATCGAGTCGGCCTCTTATGTGAAAAACGAAACGACAATAACCTTTATAAAGAATGTCAGCCGGTGGTTAGCACAGGTTTCGGAGAATGACATTAATAATAAGAATCAGAATTATATTTTACCATTAAAGCATAATGTAAGATGTTTTCTTGATTTAGTAAGGCAATATAATTCCACGATGGGTTTCAAAATATCCGAAATGGCAGAATGGAAACAGAATGGATTGTTTCTTGTCTTAAAGAACACCTATTCCACGCATGAACTTGCATCGTTTTTTTCGTCAATACAAGGTGTCGATCTGGACTTTAAGGGCTTTGTTTATGCAAACTATGAATCAGTCAGAAATGTGTTAGAATTTGCCGAATTGGCAAAATGTAGTCTAAGTGTCTTTTGCCGTGAGTTTAAGAGGAACTTCGGCGAGTCTGCTTATCAGTGGATGCTTAAACGTAAGTCAAATCATATATTGCGAGACATACTTCAGACCTCAATTCCTTTTCAGGAGTTAGCGGAGAAGTATCAGTTCTCTTCGCAGGCCCATTTTACAAAATTCTGCAAGCAACGATATAATCTTACACCCAAAGATCTGCGTAACAGCGACAAGAATGATATAGCTCATTATATCAACGAACCGTTTTACTTCAGGTATTCCTCTGTCAATGCTACCCAATAA
- a CDS encoding retron system putative HNH endonuclease, with the protein MRYIKKKINSKASALLLNWIKERKKAKQSVLYSDFDRKEELNGYLRSEQKGICCYCQQPITHFQKDSYEGSHNEHFIPENGIYGRPDLQMEYMNIYASCNYSKGKKPSDQHCGEAKHDSKIDTNFLQKVSCHSYFKYNTIGEIVPSCPFLTIRDCEINHSKLTPSQQEAFKTIKVLNLNQTSLVALRKKEQTILFEILNKLSKDQINARIQLWNNSNTFPRFIDMLLYYMKLKK; encoded by the coding sequence ATGAGATATATTAAGAAGAAAATTAATTCGAAAGCATCTGCTTTGTTGCTGAACTGGATAAAAGAACGAAAAAAGGCAAAACAATCTGTTTTGTATTCAGATTTTGATAGAAAAGAAGAGTTAAACGGCTACCTAAGATCTGAACAAAAAGGAATATGTTGCTATTGCCAACAACCAATTACTCATTTCCAAAAGGATAGTTATGAAGGTAGCCACAATGAACATTTTATACCGGAAAATGGGATTTATGGGCGACCAGATTTACAGATGGAGTACATGAATATTTATGCATCATGTAATTATTCCAAAGGAAAGAAACCTTCAGATCAGCATTGTGGGGAAGCAAAACATGACTCAAAGATTGATACTAATTTTTTGCAAAAAGTAAGTTGTCACAGTTATTTTAAATATAATACAATTGGAGAAATAGTACCCTCATGCCCGTTTCTGACTATAAGAGATTGTGAAATAAATCATAGTAAATTAACCCCATCACAACAAGAGGCTTTTAAAACAATCAAAGTCCTAAATCTCAACCAGACAAGCCTTGTAGCATTGCGCAAAAAGGAACAGACTATTTTATTTGAGATACTTAACAAATTAAGTAAAGATCAAATAAACGCTCGCATACAGCTATGGAATAATTCAAATACCTTTCCTAGATTCATTGATATGTTATTGTATTATATGAAACTAAAAAAGTAA
- a CDS encoding sugar O-acetyltransferase has product MKTEMEKCLAGEWYDCHDKVFLELKNKTHHLLMKYNALAYDLKKEKNEVLKEMFGSIGKSVSVGHMFVCDYGCNIHIGNNVTINTGCTFVDCNKITIGNNVLIAPNVQIYTATHPVELNERLLPIGTPENNEYFRRTFALPVTIGDGCWIGGGVIILPGITIGHGSVIGAGSVVTKSIPANSLAVGNPCKVLRKINESQLDDSQTK; this is encoded by the coding sequence ATGAAAACAGAGATGGAGAAGTGTCTGGCCGGAGAGTGGTACGATTGTCACGACAAGGTTTTTCTGGAGTTGAAGAATAAGACTCACCATTTATTGATGAAATACAACGCATTGGCTTACGACTTGAAAAAGGAAAAAAACGAAGTGTTGAAAGAAATGTTTGGCAGTATTGGCAAAAGCGTATCTGTGGGCCATATGTTTGTCTGCGATTATGGTTGTAATATACATATTGGAAATAATGTTACCATAAATACAGGATGTACGTTCGTAGACTGCAATAAAATTACAATAGGGAATAATGTGCTGATAGCTCCCAATGTACAGATTTATACGGCAACACATCCGGTAGAGCTAAATGAACGTCTGCTTCCCATCGGTACACCCGAAAATAATGAATATTTCCGTCGAACATTTGCTCTTCCGGTAACTATCGGAGATGGATGCTGGATTGGGGGAGGTGTAATTATCTTACCCGGAATCACCATAGGGCATGGGAGTGTGATAGGTGCCGGAAGCGTAGTAACAAAAAGTATTCCAGCCAATAGCCTGGCTGTTGGAAATCCTTGCAAAGTACTTCGTAAAATCAACGAATCGCAATTAGATGATTCACAAACGAAATAA
- a CDS encoding lactate utilization protein translates to MNSKDQILNSIRQHSQVKYDRPVITPDAIQFSDKVKQFIDESKRVGGDAVLLKDGEDVNQLIADLYPDAKTIASNVANITSTMNPDLVDTPRQLNGIDLGIVEGEIGVAENGAVWIPQNVKERAFYFIVDHLIILLSKDKLVNNMHEAYKIQQFTGYGFGVFISGPSKTADIEQALVKGAHGAKGVTVILV, encoded by the coding sequence ATGAATAGTAAAGATCAGATTTTAAACAGCATAAGGCAACACAGCCAGGTTAAATACGATAGGCCCGTCATTACACCGGATGCCATCCAATTTTCCGATAAAGTAAAACAGTTTATCGACGAAAGCAAAAGAGTGGGAGGGGATGCCGTTCTTTTAAAAGACGGCGAAGACGTAAACCAGTTAATAGCCGACCTGTACCCCGATGCCAAAACTATCGCATCGAATGTAGCCAATATTACATCCACAATGAACCCGGACTTAGTCGATACGCCCCGGCAACTCAACGGGATTGATCTGGGAATCGTAGAAGGCGAGATTGGTGTAGCAGAAAACGGAGCTGTCTGGATTCCACAAAATGTAAAAGAAAGGGCATTCTATTTTATAGTCGACCACCTAATTATTCTTCTCAGCAAAGACAAGCTGGTAAACAACATGCACGAAGCCTATAAAATTCAACAGTTCACCGGGTACGGATTTGGCGTCTTTATATCCGGCCCTTCCAAAACGGCAGATATAGAGCAAGCACTAGTAAAGGGAGCCCACGGTGCCAAAGGCGTAACAGTAATCCTTGTATAA
- a CDS encoding SDR family oxidoreductase, which translates to MKIGVTGATGQLGRIVVEKLKEKVPANNIVALVRNPEKCSAMGVEARAFDYSKPESLTASLHGIDTLLLISSNEIGQRSKQHANVINAAKQVGIKWIVYTSLLHADRSSLNLAGEHLDTEAALKASGVPYTILRNGWYTENYTGSLSGAIANGAFIGSAGNGKIASAARVDFAEAAAVVITSDGHVNKVYELAGDEAYTLTELAAEVSSQIGKVFPYTDLPESEYAGILKNIGIPEGFAAAIASWDVGASKNDLFDDGHQLSKLIGRTTTPLSKVVAEALAQ; encoded by the coding sequence ATGAAAATCGGAGTAACAGGAGCAACCGGACAATTGGGGCGCATTGTAGTAGAAAAGCTAAAAGAAAAAGTGCCGGCTAATAACATTGTAGCATTAGTACGCAACCCGGAAAAGTGTTCGGCGATGGGCGTGGAAGCACGGGCGTTTGACTATAGCAAACCGGAAAGTTTAACAGCCTCTTTACATGGAATTGACACTCTTTTGTTGATATCAAGTAACGAAATAGGTCAGCGGTCAAAGCAACATGCCAACGTTATTAATGCAGCCAAACAGGTTGGAATAAAGTGGATTGTATATACAAGCTTGCTGCACGCAGATAGATCTTCGCTAAATCTGGCCGGCGAACATTTGGATACAGAAGCTGCCTTGAAGGCATCGGGCGTACCCTACACTATATTACGAAACGGATGGTACACCGAGAATTATACGGGTTCACTGTCGGGAGCAATTGCCAACGGAGCATTTATCGGGAGTGCCGGCAACGGAAAAATAGCATCGGCCGCCCGTGTTGATTTTGCGGAAGCTGCTGCGGTTGTAATTACAAGCGATGGTCATGTAAACAAAGTATACGAACTGGCAGGCGACGAGGCCTATACTTTGACAGAACTGGCTGCCGAAGTTTCCAGCCAAATTGGTAAAGTATTTCCATATACTGATTTACCGGAGAGCGAATACGCCGGAATTCTTAAAAACATTGGTATTCCCGAAGGATTTGCAGCTGCAATAGCCAGTTGGGATGTTGGTGCATCAAAAAATGATTTATTTGACGATGGCCATCAACTATCAAAACTTATAGGTCGGACTACTACTCCGCTGTCCAAAGTTGTTGCGGAGGCATTGGCTCAGTAA
- a CDS encoding helix-turn-helix domain-containing protein, translated as MIKSGKKINCPVTASIELIGGKWKTIILYSLLSGTRRFGEIAVRIPDISRKVLTEQLKELESDGLIVREQYKEIPPRVEYSLTELGKSLSSVFRELEIWGTENLLTK; from the coding sequence ATGATAAAGTCAGGGAAAAAAATAAACTGTCCCGTCACAGCATCCATTGAATTAATCGGCGGAAAGTGGAAAACAATTATCCTATACTCGCTATTGTCCGGCACAAGACGCTTTGGCGAAATAGCTGTCCGTATCCCCGATATTTCCCGAAAAGTACTTACAGAACAATTAAAAGAATTGGAATCAGACGGCTTGATAGTCCGAGAACAATACAAAGAAATACCTCCACGGGTAGAATACTCGCTCACAGAGCTTGGCAAAAGCCTCTCCTCCGTATTTAGAGAACTGGAAATATGGGGAACAGAAAACTTGTTGACAAAGTGA
- a CDS encoding lactate utilization protein B, with protein MNKNHVTSAERFLKDKEGAQWHNETLWITREKRDKMAMGIPEWEELRELASSIKMHAITHLDEYLLQFAEAAEKNGATVHWAKDATEHNEIVLDLLRKHNAGKVVKSKSMLTEECCLDDFLCDNGINVIESDLGERILQLLNQPPSHIVMPAIHLKRQIIGKLFEEKLHTEEGNSDPTYLTGCMRENLRQEFLSTEVAMTGANFGIAETGDVVVCTNEGNADMGTSQANVHIVSMGIEKVIPDRDSLAVFTRLLARSATGQPITSYTSQYRKPRKGGELHIILVDNGRSDILGNKEHMQTLKCIRCGACMNTCPVYRRSGGYSYSYFIPGPIGINLGMLKSPQEYYTNLSACTLCFSCNNVCPVKIDLGNQIYRWRQSLDSIGKANPAKKMLSNGMSILFNHPGLFRSALQMAPVVNKIPRPLKYNKLNKWGEGRELPEFVPETFTSWWNKNVKR; from the coding sequence ATGAATAAAAATCATGTAACATCCGCGGAGAGATTTCTAAAGGATAAAGAAGGTGCGCAATGGCATAACGAAACACTTTGGATTACCCGCGAGAAAAGAGACAAGATGGCGATGGGTATCCCCGAATGGGAAGAGTTGCGCGAACTGGCGAGCAGCATAAAGATGCACGCCATCACACACCTGGACGAGTATCTTCTGCAATTTGCAGAAGCAGCCGAAAAGAATGGAGCAACCGTACACTGGGCAAAAGATGCCACGGAGCACAATGAAATTGTACTGGACCTTCTTCGTAAACATAACGCCGGTAAAGTAGTGAAAAGCAAATCGATGCTAACAGAGGAATGTTGTCTTGATGATTTCCTGTGCGATAATGGCATCAATGTGATTGAAAGCGACCTTGGCGAACGGATTCTCCAGCTCCTAAACCAGCCCCCCAGTCACATTGTTATGCCAGCCATTCACCTGAAGAGGCAAATTATCGGGAAGCTCTTTGAAGAAAAACTGCATACCGAAGAAGGAAATTCCGATCCCACCTACCTCACAGGCTGCATGCGGGAGAACCTCAGACAAGAATTTCTGTCGACCGAAGTAGCTATGACAGGAGCTAATTTCGGAATAGCAGAAACAGGCGACGTTGTGGTCTGTACCAACGAAGGCAATGCAGATATGGGAACCTCCCAGGCAAACGTTCATATCGTATCCATGGGTATCGAGAAAGTGATACCAGATCGCGATTCGTTAGCCGTTTTCACACGCTTACTCGCGCGGTCCGCCACAGGGCAACCCATAACCTCCTATACGTCGCAGTATCGCAAGCCCCGCAAAGGAGGCGAACTACATATCATATTGGTAGATAATGGGCGAAGCGATATCCTGGGAAATAAGGAACACATGCAAACACTAAAATGCATCCGCTGCGGAGCATGCATGAATACCTGCCCGGTTTACCGCAGAAGCGGAGGATATTCCTATTCCTATTTTATACCCGGTCCCATTGGAATTAACCTGGGTATGCTTAAATCACCTCAGGAATATTATACCAACCTATCAGCCTGTACACTTTGTTTTTCCTGCAACAATGTATGCCCGGTCAAGATTGATCTGGGCAATCAGATTTACAGATGGAGGCAAAGCCTTGATTCCATAGGCAAAGCCAACCCGGCAAAAAAAATGTTGTCGAACGGCATGAGTATCCTGTTCAATCACCCCGGCCTCTTTCGTAGCGCTTTACAAATGGCCCCGGTAGTCAACAAAATACCCCGTCCGCTTAAGTACAATAAGCTCAATAAATGGGGAGAGGGAAGGGAGCTGCCCGAATTTGTCCCCGAGACTTTTACCTCCTGGTGGAATAAAAACGTGAAGCGATGA
- a CDS encoding AAA family ATPase, which produces MNLKSIELQNFRCYENLKIELDKSFNIIVGINGTGKTAILEAARIAIGSLYSEVDKIENKISSPSIATDDVRLNNGERQYEVHIKVEAYVSEYIHPSIYKDEPIIWERTLEKHGGNTRYVNATEIKAVSKIIQRIVRNGEEKNIPLIAYYSTDRYKKEKKNTGLDADGSRLRGYYNSLDALTNVWFFLNIYKTETLWELQQGQKSVLLEVVNKAVMACINDCARIYHDVKKDELTIELKDNHESIPFHMLSDGVRSTLAMVMEIAFRCYLLNPHLGEQASKETTGIVLIDEIDLHLHPAWQKKIVGDLRTAFPALQFIVSTHAPLVIGSLKDGKIFNISEKQAFDFPIQYGKDVNSILNEMHTAEMPDEIKEKIEEYSILIESGRGRTSKANELRTELEEFLGKSHSELQRADMMLNFF; this is translated from the coding sequence ATGAACCTAAAAAGTATTGAATTACAAAATTTTCGTTGTTACGAAAACTTAAAGATAGAGCTAGATAAAAGCTTCAATATTATTGTAGGTATAAATGGAACTGGTAAAACAGCCATCTTAGAAGCTGCTCGTATTGCTATTGGTTCATTATATAGTGAGGTCGACAAAATTGAGAACAAAATATCAAGTCCGAGTATAGCTACTGACGACGTTCGATTAAATAACGGAGAACGACAATATGAAGTACACATTAAGGTTGAAGCTTATGTTTCGGAGTACATCCACCCGTCTATTTATAAAGACGAGCCAATAATATGGGAAAGAACTTTAGAAAAACATGGAGGAAATACCAGATACGTAAATGCTACCGAGATAAAAGCTGTTTCTAAAATAATACAAAGAATTGTAAGAAACGGAGAAGAAAAAAATATTCCTTTAATTGCTTACTATTCAACAGATCGCTACAAAAAAGAAAAAAAGAATACAGGATTAGATGCTGACGGTAGCAGATTGAGAGGTTATTATAATTCCCTTGACGCATTAACTAACGTTTGGTTCTTTCTTAATATTTACAAGACCGAAACTTTGTGGGAATTGCAACAGGGTCAAAAATCTGTTTTACTTGAAGTCGTGAATAAAGCAGTAATGGCATGTATTAACGATTGTGCAAGAATATACCATGATGTCAAAAAGGATGAACTGACTATTGAACTTAAAGACAATCACGAATCCATTCCTTTTCATATGCTATCTGATGGAGTAAGAAGTACGCTTGCAATGGTTATGGAAATTGCATTTCGATGCTATTTGCTTAATCCGCATTTGGGCGAACAAGCATCTAAAGAAACTACGGGTATTGTATTGATTGATGAAATAGATCTGCATCTTCATCCTGCATGGCAAAAAAAGATCGTAGGAGATTTAAGAACAGCTTTTCCTGCGTTACAATTTATTGTATCAACACACGCTCCTTTAGTAATTGGCTCATTAAAGGATGGAAAAATATTTAACATCTCTGAAAAACAAGCTTTTGATTTTCCAATTCAATATGGTAAAGACGTCAATTCGATATTAAATGAAATGCATACGGCAGAAATGCCCGATGAAATTAAAGAAAAAATTGAAGAATACTCCATATTAATTGAAAGTGGAAGAGGAAGAACGAGTAAAGCGAATGAACTGCGAACAGAACTTGAAGAATTTTTAGGTAAAAGTCATAGTGAGTTGCAGAGGGCAGATATGATGTTGAATTTCTTTTAA